The proteins below are encoded in one region of Levilactobacillus namurensis:
- a CDS encoding cupin domain-containing protein, translating into MPNSIQIAQHWLTDADAILVTASNGLSISEGLNLFAQDAKLHQVLGDLADKYPLSNLLTALSYHYPDPLDQWRAYARITEYYSHNYHPSSLMTTLKHLLGNKPTYFWTSNIDHHFDLAGFQNTFEIEGNWLSGVCREHPQEHGTVDLSAQLHQIYLKDQAGTLTRADRPTCDKCGAPLILNLAGEAFQADKTRAHGFTDFLQTYQNQKLLVLELGIGPQNQLIKAPSMQLVADAPHSHYLTINKGQLYIPDNIADRAIGFSSTIEQAFHALTTGQAQGLQIEGPTQPHPQLTPQQQAKQEQAAQPFLPFYMVNQGIRPGELTMYLTIDAQHPAHFHFVERGQAWMYSMGDAVVAHCFTQEGKYYQVQLGLDKTKDQVHGFYVEAGTFIAFEHLTGDGAGFSQISGNIPPQDKGQLMVPKPDELIKLFPEQRALIERLAVTTPTH; encoded by the coding sequence ATGCCTAATTCAATTCAAATCGCCCAACACTGGTTAACCGATGCCGACGCCATCTTAGTCACCGCCAGCAATGGGTTATCCATCTCCGAAGGCCTCAATCTATTCGCCCAAGACGCCAAATTACACCAGGTCTTAGGCGACCTAGCCGATAAGTACCCGCTGTCAAACTTACTCACGGCCCTAAGCTATCACTACCCCGACCCCCTGGATCAGTGGCGCGCCTATGCCCGGATTACCGAATATTATTCCCATAATTATCACCCGTCATCCTTAATGACTACGTTAAAACATCTTCTAGGGAATAAGCCCACCTACTTTTGGACGTCCAACATTGACCACCACTTCGACTTAGCCGGCTTCCAGAACACCTTCGAAATCGAGGGTAACTGGTTAAGTGGCGTGTGTCGCGAACATCCCCAAGAGCACGGAACGGTGGACCTCAGCGCCCAACTCCACCAGATTTACCTGAAGGACCAAGCCGGGACCCTGACCCGTGCCGACCGGCCCACCTGCGATAAGTGTGGCGCCCCGTTGATTCTCAACCTAGCGGGCGAAGCCTTTCAGGCCGATAAAACGCGGGCCCATGGTTTCACCGACTTCCTGCAAACCTACCAGAACCAAAAGCTCCTGGTTCTGGAACTGGGAATTGGTCCCCAAAACCAGCTGATCAAAGCGCCAAGCATGCAGCTGGTAGCGGATGCTCCCCATAGTCACTACCTCACCATCAATAAGGGGCAGCTCTACATCCCCGATAACATTGCCGACCGCGCGATTGGCTTCTCGTCAACGATTGAGCAAGCCTTCCATGCTCTGACCACCGGGCAAGCTCAGGGGCTCCAGATTGAGGGGCCTACCCAGCCCCATCCCCAGTTGACACCTCAACAACAGGCCAAACAGGAACAAGCTGCCCAACCTTTCCTGCCCTTCTACATGGTTAACCAAGGAATTCGTCCCGGCGAATTGACCATGTACCTGACCATCGATGCGCAACATCCCGCCCACTTCCACTTTGTCGAACGGGGTCAAGCCTGGATGTATTCGATGGGCGACGCCGTGGTGGCACACTGCTTTACGCAAGAAGGGAAGTACTACCAGGTTCAGTTAGGACTGGATAAAACGAAAGATCAAGTCCACGGCTTTTACGTGGAGGCCGGAACCTTCATTGCCTTTGAGCACCTGACCGGCGATGGCGCTGGTTTTTCTCAAATCAGCGGCAATATTCCGCCACAAGACAAGGGCCA
- a CDS encoding Sir2 silent information regulator family NAD-dependent deacetylase, with the protein MEPQVKEFVQHINEADAILVGGGSGLSNAAGMDFWYEASPLFMKHMKYFYDKYHFKGLFNGFYTHFDSPEERWAFFLIAWKMVFEIPAQKKTYEYLRTVIGDKPYHLITTNQDGLFKQYFPADNVSEIQGSHYFLQSKNTETDKHLYDNQAIVERLLPKIKNHRLPREDFPVSPIDGAPLTFWVRSPEFLEDQRYHDEYQKISRFLGQHAGQKILFLEMGVGRMTPMFIQEPFWEMTHYLPQTFYVNINPKDALTSPEIKHRSQLISADINQVLKEAASFMQGGAHA; encoded by the coding sequence ATGGAACCGCAAGTTAAAGAATTCGTGCAACACATTAATGAAGCCGACGCCATTCTAGTGGGCGGCGGCAGTGGTTTGTCGAACGCCGCTGGGATGGACTTCTGGTATGAAGCTAGCCCACTTTTCATGAAGCACATGAAATACTTCTACGATAAATACCACTTTAAAGGCCTCTTCAACGGTTTCTACACCCACTTTGATTCCCCGGAGGAACGCTGGGCCTTCTTCTTGATTGCTTGGAAGATGGTTTTTGAGATTCCGGCCCAGAAGAAGACCTATGAATACCTTAGGACCGTGATTGGTGATAAACCCTACCACCTCATCACCACCAACCAAGACGGCCTATTCAAACAGTACTTTCCCGCCGACAACGTCAGTGAGATTCAGGGGTCGCACTACTTTCTTCAAAGCAAAAACACCGAAACGGATAAACACCTCTACGATAACCAAGCTATTGTCGAACGCTTATTACCCAAAATCAAAAATCACCGGTTACCCCGCGAAGACTTTCCTGTAAGTCCCATCGATGGCGCCCCCCTAACCTTCTGGGTACGCAGTCCAGAATTTCTAGAAGACCAACGCTACCACGACGAATACCAAAAGATCAGTCGTTTTCTGGGGCAACACGCTGGTCAAAAAATCCTGTTTCTCGAGATGGGCGTCGGGCGGATGACTCCCATGTTCATCCAAGAACCCTTCTGGGAAATGACGCACTATCTGCCCCAAACCTTTTACGTGAACATCAATCCCAAGGATGCGCTGACCAGTCCCGAGATTAAACACCGTTCTCAATTAATCAGCGCTGATATTAACCAAGTGCTTAAGGAAGCCGCTAGTTTCATGCAAGGAGGAGCCCATGCCTAA